In the genome of Paenibacillus sp. FSL R5-0766, one region contains:
- a CDS encoding CsbD family protein yields MSNSTGDKIKAGVNKAKGEVKDQIGNATNNRSLQAEGKKDKAKGAVQDKIADIKRDH; encoded by the coding sequence ATGAGTAATTCAACTGGCGATAAAATCAAAGCAGGCGTAAACAAAGCCAAAGGCGAAGTGAAGGATCAGATCGGTAATGCAACCAACAACAGATCCCTTCAGGCTGAGGGTAAAAAAGACAAAGCCAAAGGTGCTGTACAGGATAAAATTGCCGACATTAAAAGAGATCACTAG
- a CDS encoding NAD-dependent epimerase/dehydratase family protein, which yields MNIVITGASGFVGFNLSQYLAQKGHRITLLDRDDYCQRLVHISPLHEMPFICCDLAADRIHLPPGTDYIIHLAAMPHVDYSYHQPGEVFRNNTLSTQSVLQYATEHHIPVLLASSVEVYGGDWGRVYHESDPYAPVSPYSASKVACEMLAHSYAQCYQLPVKLFRLTNLYGPWQLPDRIIPRNFGRMLDGLPLDIQGSAVRDFLYVDDALRAIEQIMLKGKDGQVYNISTGLGTTMQEIGEILKPMDRSVATVEIREQEPTQSRGSSLVVHSGRLRAELGWLPQTTLEKGLEKTFRWYREHPEWVRQFSREYHTTRETRSFIIDMARYAVPAV from the coding sequence GTGAACATTGTGATTACAGGGGCTTCTGGATTTGTGGGATTTAATCTTTCACAGTATTTGGCGCAAAAAGGGCATCGAATTACCCTTCTGGATCGGGATGATTACTGTCAGAGGCTGGTTCATATCTCTCCTCTGCACGAGATGCCGTTCATCTGTTGTGACCTTGCAGCGGACCGGATTCATCTACCTCCAGGAACAGATTACATAATTCATCTGGCGGCCATGCCACACGTGGATTATTCGTATCATCAGCCAGGGGAAGTTTTCCGCAATAATACACTTAGCACACAGTCTGTCCTGCAATATGCTACGGAACATCACATTCCAGTCTTGCTGGCTTCATCCGTTGAAGTGTATGGCGGCGATTGGGGCAGAGTCTATCACGAATCAGATCCGTATGCACCCGTCTCTCCTTATTCCGCGTCCAAAGTCGCGTGTGAAATGCTGGCTCACTCCTATGCTCAATGTTACCAGCTTCCAGTCAAACTCTTTCGTTTGACCAACCTCTATGGTCCATGGCAGTTGCCAGACCGTATTATTCCCCGAAATTTTGGTCGGATGTTGGACGGACTGCCTCTGGATATTCAGGGATCGGCAGTGCGTGATTTCTTGTATGTAGATGATGCCCTCCGGGCCATTGAACAGATCATGCTGAAAGGCAAAGACGGACAGGTCTACAACATATCAACAGGGCTTGGAACAACCATGCAGGAAATAGGGGAGATACTGAAACCAATGGATCGATCCGTAGCTACTGTAGAGATCCGGGAGCAAGAACCAACCCAGTCCAGAGGGTCGAGTCTGGTCGTACATTCAGGCAGATTGCGAGCGGAATTGGGATGGTTACCGCAAACCACGTTGGAAAAGGGATTGGAAAAAACCTTCCGTTGGTATCGGGAACATCCCGAATGGGTCAGACAGTTCAGCCGTGAATACCATACAACAAGGGAAACGCGCAGTTTCATTATCGATATGGCAAGATACGCAGTTCCAGCAGTATAA
- a CDS encoding cupin domain-containing protein: MNERKKDIETLFLPDDGVIPNHPTLPVLLYKNVWAEEALHAESLLNRNGWGNSWLNGVFNYHHYHSNAHEALAVVSGFVKLILGGENGQKVYLQTGDVVVLPAGTGHKRLESSTDFRIAGAYPGGMSYNTRTGEEDDHAKALQEIREVPIPDTDPVYGQHGPLLEIWNGKKS; this comes from the coding sequence ATGAATGAACGGAAAAAGGACATAGAGACGTTATTCCTTCCGGATGACGGTGTAATTCCCAATCATCCGACCCTGCCTGTGCTTTTGTATAAAAACGTATGGGCTGAAGAGGCCCTTCACGCAGAATCGTTGCTGAACCGTAACGGATGGGGAAATAGCTGGTTGAATGGTGTGTTCAATTATCATCATTATCATAGTAATGCTCATGAGGCTCTTGCTGTGGTGAGTGGATTCGTGAAACTGATTTTAGGCGGAGAAAACGGTCAGAAAGTTTACCTTCAAACAGGCGACGTTGTCGTTCTTCCTGCTGGAACAGGGCATAAACGTCTGGAGTCCAGCACTGATTTTCGTATTGCCGGAGCTTATCCGGGCGGCATGAGTTACAACACACGCACAGGTGAGGAAGACGATCATGCCAAGGCTCTTCAGGAAATCCGAGAGGTTCCGATCCCGGATACCGATCCGGTCTATGGGCAGCACGGACCGTTACTAGAAATCTGGAATGGGAAGAAATCATAA
- a CDS encoding DUF1835 domain-containing protein, with the protein MNDNIYVFSRTINRMSEDELRSILRVLYMKSGHVVKRQEEQGEKVDFAEAVQSLFRNMDTPFDLGRLEQQALAEVDKPNEIHITFGESPLSSLKMGMSTLPDQEKRSFFSIDDNYAVGPLGDLTRRADLQRRHLWLTERMCLNDREAYGMHELESLFELNATIQSFDSKTSIIIWYANNAREKTGLLYALYLLRNSESPIYLIETSDLYKQLFDRPDVQYDVLHTGEILPQKLLAMWHVCSEQEPLSKQERRQLEQDWLELSVQPGLLRMMENGVIRSLTEDALDEYIMQKVRELTPNWELGKYIRAARIVGEVIGTSSQHISDAFVEYRLRQLVLQGQLEMDGKPLAMRYYSIRLTER; encoded by the coding sequence ATGAATGATAATATCTATGTATTCAGCCGAACGATAAATCGTATGAGTGAAGATGAACTTCGTTCAATACTGCGTGTGCTCTATATGAAGTCAGGACATGTGGTCAAGCGGCAGGAAGAGCAAGGCGAAAAGGTGGATTTTGCGGAAGCGGTACAGTCACTGTTTCGGAATATGGATACCCCTTTTGATCTGGGTCGTCTGGAACAACAAGCTCTCGCCGAGGTCGACAAGCCAAATGAAATTCATATTACGTTTGGAGAATCACCTCTAAGTAGTCTGAAAATGGGAATGAGTACATTGCCTGATCAGGAAAAGCGGAGTTTTTTCTCTATAGATGATAATTATGCGGTAGGTCCGTTGGGTGATCTGACCCGGCGTGCAGACTTGCAACGCAGGCATCTCTGGCTGACCGAACGAATGTGTCTCAATGACCGTGAGGCATATGGCATGCATGAACTGGAATCATTATTTGAGCTCAACGCCACAATACAGTCCTTTGATTCCAAGACGTCGATCATTATCTGGTATGCGAATAATGCACGGGAGAAGACGGGACTGCTCTACGCCCTGTATCTATTGCGGAACAGCGAGAGCCCCATATATCTTATCGAGACGAGTGACTTATATAAGCAATTATTTGATAGACCTGACGTTCAATACGATGTGCTCCACACAGGCGAGATTCTTCCGCAAAAGCTTCTGGCGATGTGGCACGTTTGCTCTGAGCAAGAGCCACTGTCCAAGCAAGAGCGCCGCCAACTGGAGCAGGATTGGCTGGAACTTTCGGTACAGCCTGGGCTATTACGTATGATGGAGAATGGCGTGATTCGGAGCTTAACTGAAGATGCGTTGGACGAGTACATTATGCAGAAGGTGAGGGAGCTGACACCGAACTGGGAGCTAGGCAAGTATATCCGAGCAGCTCGTATTGTGGGTGAAGTGATTGGTACAAGTAGCCAGCATATAAGTGATGCGTTCGTGGAGTACCGTCTACGGCAACTGGTGCTGCAAGGCCAACTTGAAATGGATGGAAAGCCACTTGCAATGAGGTATTACAGTATTCGGCTTACCGAGCGCTGA
- a CDS encoding TVP38/TMEM64 family protein, protein MSYITEENIRFWLEKFRSLGPLPGILLTFMKSFVPPLPTLLIVGVNGAVYGLWAGFIYSWIGMVLGCTVTFLIVREIGKSAFVERWARKPRVQRSMVWIRRNAFSYVFLLSIFPVGPFVIINVAAGIARMRLLSFLLAVGCGKAIMIFSVTYIGSNVEQFLEHPVRWVGVVLFIAVSLWASRKLERHFTRSSSDGEDLHDLNQPTGKSISS, encoded by the coding sequence ATGTCATATATTACGGAAGAAAATATTCGTTTCTGGCTGGAGAAGTTTCGCTCCCTGGGCCCGTTGCCGGGAATTTTGCTTACGTTTATGAAATCATTTGTACCGCCACTTCCGACGCTATTAATCGTAGGTGTGAACGGTGCAGTATATGGTCTGTGGGCAGGATTTATATATTCATGGATTGGCATGGTGCTCGGTTGTACCGTTACGTTCCTGATCGTACGGGAGATTGGGAAATCCGCTTTTGTGGAACGATGGGCACGCAAACCTCGTGTGCAACGCAGCATGGTATGGATTCGAAGGAATGCATTCAGTTATGTTTTTCTGCTGAGTATCTTCCCGGTAGGTCCGTTTGTCATTATTAATGTGGCGGCAGGTATCGCGCGAATGCGATTGTTATCCTTCCTGCTTGCGGTGGGTTGTGGCAAAGCGATAATGATCTTCTCAGTTACGTATATCGGTTCCAATGTGGAACAATTTCTGGAGCACCCTGTACGCTGGGTAGGCGTAGTGCTGTTTATTGCGGTATCCCTGTGGGCAAGCCGCAAACTGGAGCGACACTTTACCCGGTCATCGTCAGATGGAGAAGATCTGCATGATCTGAATCAACCAACTGGAAAATCGATTTCCTCTTAA
- a CDS encoding acyltransferase yields the protein MSETLKRERIPELNLVRAMAIIGVLCVHSTSYATVDMTGSGYYWLYNFINIFMKYGTPTFIFMSSFVLFYNYYSRPLDKKLVSNFYKKRFVYILLPYFLFSLMYFVLLHFTHYQGRPFGESAVSFITKLFTGKAYTHLYFVFINMQFYLLFPLVLWLLKKYPSVVKWSVPIGLLIQWAFIVSNKYGFQVPNKGSWAFSYFSYFMLGAFIGVYFPKIKQWFVISRANATKGRVASWILLWAVWIIAGLGHVYIYYLLRLKIATYNTLWYEFFWNVHTFACALVLIQVAYLLYRKGPSLIVKPLNRLGALSFGIYLIHPFFLLVYREFPPQTGVSWLVHLWYAGGFGVALIASWIVVGLTARFVPYAWVIFGNLPKPKPRLVPQQNSGQLDV from the coding sequence ATGAGTGAAACACTGAAAAGAGAGCGAATTCCAGAACTGAATCTGGTGCGTGCCATGGCAATTATCGGCGTACTGTGCGTGCATTCCACGTCCTATGCGACGGTGGACATGACGGGTTCAGGCTACTACTGGCTGTACAACTTTATTAATATCTTTATGAAATATGGTACGCCAACCTTTATTTTTATGAGCAGTTTTGTACTGTTCTATAACTATTACTCCCGTCCGCTGGATAAGAAACTCGTGAGTAACTTCTACAAGAAAAGATTTGTGTATATTTTGCTTCCATACTTCCTGTTTTCATTAATGTATTTTGTATTGCTGCATTTCACACATTATCAGGGCCGACCTTTCGGCGAATCGGCAGTAAGTTTTATCACGAAATTGTTTACGGGCAAGGCCTATACCCATCTGTACTTTGTGTTTATTAACATGCAATTTTATCTGTTATTCCCATTGGTGTTATGGTTGCTTAAGAAATATCCTTCTGTGGTGAAATGGTCTGTTCCGATTGGACTATTGATTCAATGGGCATTCATCGTAAGTAATAAATATGGATTCCAGGTACCCAACAAGGGAAGCTGGGCGTTCTCGTACTTCTCTTATTTCATGCTGGGTGCTTTTATCGGGGTGTATTTCCCTAAAATCAAGCAATGGTTTGTCATCAGTCGGGCCAATGCCACCAAAGGACGCGTAGCTTCATGGATTCTGCTCTGGGCGGTATGGATCATTGCCGGACTTGGCCATGTGTATATCTATTATCTGCTGCGTCTGAAGATCGCAACGTACAACACACTGTGGTATGAATTCTTCTGGAATGTGCATACCTTTGCTTGTGCGCTGGTACTTATCCAGGTCGCTTATCTGCTCTATCGCAAAGGACCATCACTGATCGTGAAGCCGCTAAACCGGCTTGGAGCCCTGTCGTTCGGGATCTACCTGATCCATCCCTTCTTCCTGCTGGTGTATCGTGAATTTCCACCGCAAACTGGTGTTTCCTGGTTAGTGCATCTGTGGTATGCCGGAGGATTCGGTGTAGCTCTGATCGCTTCGTGGATTGTCGTTGGATTGACGGCAAGGTTTGTTCCATATGCATGGGTCATCTTTGGCAATCTGCCAAAACCCAAACCACGTCTGGTCCCACAACAGAACTCAGGCCAACTGGACGTTTGA
- a CDS encoding deoxyribodipyrimidine photo-lyase has translation MKLFIHRKDLRTDDLAAFDYLREHQEESVHVLIYDSFLLRQGREKEHSGVNFRQHAAELGRQYLEAKRKLHVAYGKPAEVVDFILNEFEGEINEIVVHRDMTPYAIERDRAIRKVSEAHEVSFTQLTDHLLMDLNGFSNFTGKSEPYKVFAAFHRRWVEFMNEHPNPPSATTVAALKVSDRQIEWPDAMQVPPELLEGSLSNDEDPHLLLDQFLSDRIAEYGDHRDEYEAYEPSHLSSYVAVGAVSIRKMYDAASRTAEAGEWIRQLCFRDFYLYRAVYESHYFTYEKVYDLSALHDDHFERWCKAETGIPIIDAAMTELNETGHMPNRLRILTAMFLTKNLQCPFTLGEAYFRRKLRDYDNIQNRGNWLWCASLGENAAPYFRVNNPVTQSEKYDPQGDYIRKWLPELKDLHSKDIHQPRKDAIVDLKASRQAAIDVYKQILASRGK, from the coding sequence ATGAAGCTATTCATACACCGCAAAGATTTGCGTACGGATGATTTGGCCGCATTCGATTATTTGCGGGAACACCAGGAAGAGAGTGTGCATGTTCTCATCTATGATTCATTCCTCCTGCGGCAAGGCCGAGAGAAGGAACACAGCGGTGTGAATTTCAGGCAGCACGCAGCGGAATTAGGCAGACAGTATCTTGAAGCCAAACGAAAACTGCATGTTGCTTATGGCAAACCGGCTGAAGTGGTTGATTTCATCCTGAACGAATTCGAAGGTGAGATTAACGAGATTGTGGTCCATCGGGACATGACGCCATATGCAATCGAGCGGGATAGGGCCATACGCAAAGTTAGTGAGGCGCACGAGGTTTCGTTCACACAACTGACGGATCATCTGCTGATGGATCTGAATGGATTTTCCAATTTTACAGGCAAGTCGGAGCCTTATAAAGTATTTGCGGCTTTTCATCGGCGGTGGGTGGAATTCATGAATGAACATCCCAACCCTCCTTCGGCAACAACGGTTGCAGCGTTGAAGGTGAGCGATCGTCAGATTGAATGGCCGGATGCAATGCAGGTACCTCCAGAGTTGCTGGAGGGCAGTCTTTCGAATGACGAAGACCCACATCTGCTGTTGGATCAATTTTTGTCGGATCGAATTGCTGAATATGGGGATCATCGGGATGAATATGAGGCGTACGAGCCAAGTCATCTCAGTTCTTACGTAGCTGTGGGGGCTGTATCCATTCGCAAAATGTATGATGCGGCGAGTCGCACGGCTGAGGCTGGGGAATGGATCAGGCAGTTGTGCTTCCGCGACTTCTATCTGTATCGAGCGGTCTATGAGAGTCACTATTTTACATATGAAAAGGTGTACGATCTCTCGGCTCTCCATGATGATCACTTTGAACGGTGGTGCAAGGCGGAGACAGGCATTCCGATTATTGATGCAGCGATGACGGAACTGAATGAAACCGGACATATGCCAAACCGGCTGCGGATTCTCACGGCGATGTTTCTCACCAAAAACCTGCAATGCCCATTCACCTTGGGCGAAGCTTATTTCAGGCGCAAGCTGCGTGACTATGATAACATTCAAAACCGTGGTAACTGGTTATGGTGTGCCTCGCTTGGGGAGAATGCGGCTCCGTATTTTCGCGTGAACAATCCAGTAACGCAATCCGAGAAGTATGATCCGCAAGGTGATTATATTCGCAAGTGGTTGCCTGAATTGAAGGATCTGCATAGCAAGGACATCCATCAGCCGCGCAAGGATGCCATTGTTGATCTGAAGGCATCGAGACAGGCAGCGATTGACGTGTATAAACAGATTCTGGCGAGTCGTGGGAAGTAG
- a CDS encoding response regulator, with amino-acid sequence MNLSWQEAERTVRAIVIDDEKPAQLHLERLLRTDGRITPVQCFSTARDGLHFLAKERVDVVFLDIGMPEMNGLEAAEYIQQLDQSIRIIFVTAYADHAVEAFELHALDYVLKPVSSARLAKTIDRVAGIMSHNSQVAATAEVQESEPVSVELDTEVPGLLTFKHLDIYRSLDQGAKKHKWRTTKSQELFAFLFHHREEWVSKEILLDKLWGDVSQEKGLTHLHTSVYQIRKLLKEWNMTGKLEYNMNRYRLLSGNLVSDVDQFEKAMVYNVITSDNVEDLRHMIPLYRGDYLEEHDYHWAQAKARELRRKYTALVMDIARWDMEHGRGKEAIEQLTILQEREPYSEEICRLMMEVYASMDDQQGILRLYRSFTLTLNEDLGYQPEPETSRLYQNLTDK; translated from the coding sequence TTGAATCTTTCATGGCAGGAGGCTGAAAGAACGGTGAGAGCCATTGTGATCGATGATGAGAAGCCAGCGCAGCTTCATCTGGAGCGACTACTACGAACGGACGGACGAATTACACCCGTGCAATGTTTTTCAACAGCTCGTGATGGTCTGCATTTTCTGGCAAAGGAACGTGTAGATGTTGTATTTTTGGACATTGGAATGCCCGAGATGAATGGCCTGGAAGCGGCTGAATATATACAGCAATTGGATCAGAGTATTCGTATTATCTTTGTTACGGCTTATGCGGACCATGCAGTGGAAGCATTTGAGTTGCATGCACTGGATTATGTACTGAAACCGGTAAGTTCCGCCCGATTGGCCAAAACCATTGATCGAGTAGCGGGCATAATGTCGCATAATTCCCAAGTTGCAGCCACCGCCGAGGTACAGGAATCGGAACCTGTATCTGTGGAGTTGGATACTGAAGTTCCGGGGCTGCTAACGTTCAAACATCTGGATATCTACAGAAGCTTGGATCAGGGAGCCAAGAAACATAAGTGGCGTACAACCAAATCACAGGAATTGTTTGCTTTTTTGTTTCATCACAGGGAAGAATGGGTAAGCAAGGAGATTCTGCTGGATAAGCTATGGGGTGATGTTTCCCAGGAAAAGGGATTAACCCATCTACATACTTCCGTGTACCAGATTCGAAAGCTGCTTAAGGAATGGAACATGACAGGCAAGCTTGAGTACAATATGAACCGCTATCGTCTGTTATCAGGCAATCTGGTAAGTGATGTGGATCAATTTGAAAAAGCCATGGTCTACAACGTCATCACATCAGACAATGTTGAAGACTTGAGACATATGATTCCGCTTTATCGTGGCGATTATCTGGAAGAGCATGATTATCATTGGGCACAGGCCAAAGCAAGGGAACTCAGACGCAAGTATACAGCGCTGGTTATGGATATCGCGAGATGGGATATGGAGCATGGTCGTGGCAAGGAAGCGATTGAGCAATTAACGATATTGCAGGAACGGGAGCCTTATTCGGAAGAGATCTGCCGACTCATGATGGAAGTGTATGCATCCATGGATGATCAGCAAGGCATACTTCGTTTATATCGTTCATTTACATTGACATTAAATGAGGATCTGGGATATCAGCCGGAGCCCGAAACAAGCAGGTTATATCAGAACCTGACGGATAAATAA